CTTCGTCTTTGGCGGAGATAGAGATTGCTGTCACTTCAAGACCATAGGGAGACGTATTTCCCACGATCCGATTCGCTAGGGTGGTGATGGGTAAATAAGCCGCTTCATCCGGATTATCTCCCAGCGCCGAACCTTTAGGTTTCATCACACCAACAACTTGAAAGCTGATATTTTTAATCCGCAGTTGTTGCCCAATCGGATCTTGATTGTCAAATAATTTATCTGCTAATTCCGACCCCAGGATGACAATTTGATTACTCCGCTTAATATCAAGCTCGGTAATAAATCGTCCTCGATCCACATCAAAACTTCTCGCTGAGAGATACTCTGGTGTTGTACCGAGAATCAATGTAGTCGTATTTTTGCTGCGGTAGGTAACTAATTGTCTGGAATTGATCTGGGGAGCGACATCTTGGATGGAAGGCACCTGAGACGCGATCGCTCTGGCATCTTCAAGAACTAGCGTTTTCGGCACCTCAAAGGTCGTATTCCGAGTTTTCTGGGAACCAGGAACCACAAACAGCACGTTTGGCCCCAACGACTCAAACTGCTCCGACGCTAGCCTTTGCGCTCCTTGTCCAATTCCCACCATCGCAATCACCGAGGCATTGCCAATCATAATGCCCAGCATCGTGAGACTGCTACGCAGTTTGTTTGCCACTAGGGTCGTGGCAGCCATTTTGACGCTTTCTACAATATCCATATTCGGTAATCGGTAATTGGTAATCGAGAAGGGGTAATCAGAAACCTGACTAATGACTAATTAGCTATTACCCATTACCAACTCTCCTTATTCCTCTGGCTTGGGTTTGCTATCTTTGGGCAAATCGATGAATACGCGATCGCCTTCGTTGATACCATCTAAAATCTGCGTTTGGTTTTCAATCGATGGGCCAATCGTCACTGCTTTAAACTGGGGTTTGTTCTCCTCATCAGGGACTAATACACCCGTCTTTCCTTTCTCGGTGACAATTGCCACGGTGGGAACGACCAAGGCATTATTCGCAGGTTTACCCAAAAAAGTCAGGTCAACATTCATTCCCGACCGCAGTTGTTCCTTACCCGTTTCCAGAGCGACCCGCACCTGAAAAGACGTGACATTTTGCTCGACCACCGCTTCCGGCGCAATCAGCTTGACCTTGCCTTTAAACACTTGGTCGGGATAGGCATCTGCCACAATCTCAACCGGCTGTCCTTGGGTAATTTGCCCAACATCAACCTCTGGGACTTTCGCCAGAATTTCTAAATCTCTGGCAATGGCAACAATCGAAGTTGAAGTGGCGGAAGCCGTAGTCGAAGCAGAAGTTGTGGGAGTGACGAAAGCGCCTTCTGTGGCGTATTTCTGCGTCACAATCCCCGAAAAGGGAGCGATGATTACCGTGTCAGAGAGCTGGACTTGCACCGCCTGCATCGAAGCTCTGGCAGCGTCAGCGGCTGCTTTTAACCCAGCAATCTCCTCTCGGCGCGTCCCATTTTCTAACTGTCGCAGGGCAGCCTGAGCTTCTGCAACATCCGCTTCGCGCTGGGAAATTTCCTCGCTGCGACCGCCCTTTTGACTTTGCTGCAAGGCAGATCGCGCTTCTGCTACCGCCGCTTGACGCTGTTGAATTTCTTGGCTGGTACGGTTTTTGAGTTGCTCCAACCGTCGTTGGGCTTCTCTCAGGTTGGCGCTGGCATTGCGGTACTCTGTCAGTACCTCATCCAACTGGTCTTTAGAAATGGCTCCTTGAGAAGCGAGCTGTTGATTGCGATTGGCTCGTTTTTGTGCCAATTCTACCCGCGCTTCGGCGGCAGAGATTTGAGCTTCGGTCTGGGCAATTTCTTCAGGACGACCAATTTGTACCGATGCTAGATTCGCTTCGGCTTGCTCCAGACGAGCTTTGAATTGGGCAATTTCTTCGGGACGACCCACCCGCGCCGCAGCTAAACGAGCTTTCGCTTGCTCTAGACGGGCTTTTGCCTGATTGATTTCTTCGGGACGGCTCCCCGCTTGTGCTTGTTGCAGTTTGGCTTGAGCTTGCTCCAGATTGGCTTTGGCTTGAAAAAATTGAGCCTGAAGCTGGGAATTCTCCATTTGGGCGATTTTTTGCCCTTGCTGGACTCTATCTCCCTGCTCGACGTATAACTTTGCCAAACGCCCAGATGTTGGAGGGCTGAGATTGACGCTTTGAACGGGCACGACGGTACCGCTAGCGATAATCCGTACTTTCAAGGTTTGCGATTTAACAGGTACGGTCAGGCTCTCAATGTCTAGTTTGGGCGTTGCCCGACCCATGATGAAATAAGTGGTAGAGCCAACTACCAAGATGCTAGACGCTATCAGCCCAATGACCCACCGAGAAGGGTTCTTGACTTTGCTTATTAGTGGAAGTTGCATTCGCGTAGTTTTTAAGTCCGGTAGTACGAATGAACAGACTGCTCAATGAGGATATTTTTAATGACGATGGGATTCAGCTTTAGCACCAAGGAGTCACACTCAACTGTATTTATCTACAGCAAGTTGCTTATTGTTTCCCTATTTTAGCGAGTTTGAACTTCCTGACGGATTGAACCTTGTTTAGTGTTTCCCGTC
The Coleofasciculus sp. FACHB-T130 genome window above contains:
- a CDS encoding efflux RND transporter periplasmic adaptor subunit, with the translated sequence MQLPLISKVKNPSRWVIGLIASSILVVGSTTYFIMGRATPKLDIESLTVPVKSQTLKVRIIASGTVVPVQSVNLSPPTSGRLAKLYVEQGDRVQQGQKIAQMENSQLQAQFFQAKANLEQAQAKLQQAQAGSRPEEINQAKARLEQAKARLAAARVGRPEEIAQFKARLEQAEANLASVQIGRPEEIAQTEAQISAAEARVELAQKRANRNQQLASQGAISKDQLDEVLTEYRNASANLREAQRRLEQLKNRTSQEIQQRQAAVAEARSALQQSQKGGRSEEISQREADVAEAQAALRQLENGTRREEIAGLKAAADAARASMQAVQVQLSDTVIIAPFSGIVTQKYATEGAFVTPTTSASTTASATSTSIVAIARDLEILAKVPEVDVGQITQGQPVEIVADAYPDQVFKGKVKLIAPEAVVEQNVTSFQVRVALETGKEQLRSGMNVDLTFLGKPANNALVVPTVAIVTEKGKTGVLVPDEENKPQFKAVTIGPSIENQTQILDGINEGDRVFIDLPKDSKPKPEE
- a CDS encoding ABC transporter permease; translation: MDIVESVKMAATTLVANKLRSSLTMLGIMIGNASVIAMVGIGQGAQRLASEQFESLGPNVLFVVPGSQKTRNTTFEVPKTLVLEDARAIASQVPSIQDVAPQINSRQLVTYRSKNTTTLILGTTPEYLSARSFDVDRGRFITELDIKRSNQIVILGSELADKLFDNQDPIGQQLRIKNISFQVVGVMKPKGSALGDNPDEAAYLPITTLANRIVGNTSPYGLEVTAISISAKDEASIGAAQFQVANLLRLRHKINGEDDFTVRSQKDLLGIVNTITSGLTFMLAAIAAISLFVGGIGVMNIMLVSVTERTQEIGLRKAIGAREQDILIQFIIEAVILSAAGGLLGTLIGVGGISLVSAFTPLKAGISPVAIVIAVSVSGGIGLFFGVVPARRAAKLDPIVALRSA